Proteins from a genomic interval of Arachis hypogaea cultivar Tifrunner chromosome 10, arahy.Tifrunner.gnm2.J5K5, whole genome shotgun sequence:
- the LOC112717587 gene encoding uric acid degradation bifunctional protein TTL-like, which translates to MEERDLLECCGSIKFASKMASDPPFSSLQHTLDVAFDIWCNKINAHSWLIALNAHTNIYEKSPFSHAFYTSAPSSAMGSSIEEIYILSVQYLQRHGFLYFTISSDWDANVILMDLKTSVKTKPACEFEWPRRKQFIIEQYITKFFQKKGYVRSITESPEIQVAVKDFDLNKKPFWKEDLDPVAREKARRFCEIWYLGEYYV; encoded by the exons ATGGAAGAACGTGACTTGCTTGAATGCTGTGGAAGCATCAAGTTTGCATCAAAGATGGCTTCTGATCCTCCATTCTCCTCGTTGCAACACACACTTGATGTAGCCTTCGATATTTGGTGTAACAAGATTAATGCGCATTCTTGGCTGATAGCACTCAATGCTCACACCAATATCTATGAAAAGTCGCCCTTCTCACATGCATTCTACACTAGTGCCCCATCTTCTGCTATGGGTTCTAGTATAGAG GAGATATATATACTTAGCGTGCAGTATCTGCAAAGGCATGGGTTTctatattttactatttcttcTGACTGGGATGCGAATGTTATATTAATGGATCTAAAG ACAAGCGTTAAAACCAAGCCAGCATGTGAGTTTGAGTGGCCACGTCGAAAACAATTTATCATAGAGCAATATATTACAAAGTTTTTTCAAAAGAAAGGATATGTTCGCTCTATAACTGAATCACCAGAAATTCAGGTTGCGGTAAAGGATTTTGATCTCAACAAAAAGCCATTCTGGAAGGAGGATTTGGATCCTGTTGCACGTGAGAAAGCTAGACGATTTTGTGAAATTTGGTATCTAGGAGAATATTATGTCTGA